Genomic window (Maylandia zebra isolate NMK-2024a linkage group LG11, Mzebra_GT3a, whole genome shotgun sequence):
CTGTCACCTCACAGGAAGAAGGACCTGGATTCAACTCTCAACTCTGCGTGATGACCCTGCGATAGAGTGGAAACTTGTCCAAGGTGTGACTGGTCACTGGGATAGCTTCCAGTCCCTGAAAACTAAAACGAAactatggaaaagaaatataaCTTCAGTAGAAGAAATGAGCGAGCAAAACCCTGTGGGTCTGAAACTAAACTGAGAAGTGAACCAATTGAGGTGGGATTTGAAAACATTGCTCGATGTGAAAGTATTGTTTGGGAAAGTGAATAAGTTGTACACCAGGGGTCATGATACTCCAAAGACAAGTCTCTGCTTGGCTGCTAACTGGCATAGATCATTGCCTCCCCAAACTGCTGTCAGTCATTAAATGCACTTTGAAAATGAAATCACTGGAGCTCTTGATCATCCGAAGTAAGGTCCTGAAAAAGTCCTCTTCATTACTTAAAGAGGTCCCTCCGCATGTGTCCACAGTAGCAGCCGGAAATGAATTTCTTACACaacaatgtttatttttattgcttatttgtttcattgttGTGGCTAAGATTTAATTGTCTCTCTGCATCGGCAGTGATTTGGCATTTTGACAGGATTCAACAAAGATGTTTGTGTACTGAAGTTAACTGCCATGTTATTTCATCGGGCATCTATCAAGCTGTCTAGACAGTTCAATAATTAATGAGCATTCTAAACCTTTAAAGCATCTTACTATTTAATGAGCAGTCATTTTTCAAGGACAAGCATCAGCAAATGCTGTTGATCCTTTGATTGAAATATTACTTTCCTGGGTTTCAGAAACAATGACATCATGTCGCGCGAATGAATGTTACAGAACAAGTGCTTTATTTTCATACCGTAATGTAACTGCAGTGATACTTTAACATCTGtacaaatgcaaaataaaatggAGACAATGTAATTACggaccaaaagaaacaaacaaaaaaatgtacaaGGATATGCAGGCAGGAATGGATCCCATCCGTTTGTTACATATCAACAATGTACTTAAGCGCTGGGGTGAGCCTCGACGTACAGCAAAAGGCAACAAGTGCAAACATTATTTACAAACGTACCACACGTTTATTCTCCCTTCTAAAAGAAAGGTGGTTGCATTACATGTACAGGATTatagaaattaatattatgtacaatatttatacttttagacttaaaataatacaattacaACATCATTAATATGTAGGAAttgttctctctcacacacagacacactcacgcTGTACTTCCATAGCTCCTTTTTTTTGTATACCTATATAGtaacaaatgcatttttattatgAACATGGATCCACTATCAGAAATGAAAACTCCTAATAATTCCAGTTGAAAGCGCGATGAGGTCATAAACATATTTTCACATGCATGAGGTTAATTTGGAATGGTCTGATCTAAACAGGGTTTTACAAACAGCCAAAATTAAGGCAAGCTTCAGTTCAGAGGGTCGGTGCAACAAAGCCCTTTTACAAAGGATTTTCTAAGACTCGTCACTCAATAatcatctcacacacacacactaaacagCACGCACAGATTTTAAGGGTAAGAAACAACATGAATACATCAAATGCCTTCACAAAAACCACCATGTGGTCCGTTATGGGGAAAGATATTTTTCAATTAAACGGGAAAGAACAAATTCAACGCTATCAGGTCCTTAATCATGCCTGGCAGTGCAAGCTCCAGGTTCCATTATTCTTTTTATGGGCATGTGAAACAAGCCAGGCATATTTTCTCTATAAAGCCAAACATAGTTACAGGTTGTCGCTGGTGTGTGAAGACAGGGAGGAGGgctttttggggggaggggggggggggggggggatcactGAGAATTACCTCTGACCTTAATATGGCTATTCTACCCTCCGTCATAACAGAGGACAAAGTGCATAGACAGCTCTGCGATCGCTCCACCTGTGCGTGGAAAGTATTTCATCCGTCCTACTGTAAAAACACAGTGCATTGTGGTCATCATGCTCATGAACTGACATTCCTGGTCATATGGAAGTGGAAATAAAGAGGCGCTGCAGCCTAAAGGAGATGGATGTAGAAAAGGTCGCCTGTAAGAAACTCAGGAGATTTGGCCTTAGGTGTAACAGACATCTGTAAGAAAGCCCATAACAAAAATtcatagaaaaacaaaagaaaaagcagagatAATTATGGTGATTAAAACGAAGCTATTAAATATAATAAGCCAGAAAAGCTTTTTAAGGAAGATTCAGGCACATTGTGATATCTTGGAAAGCACAAACACGAGCTGCTCTTCTTCAGGAATTGCAAGTTGTGGtggtggaaaagaaaaagagaaaaaaaaagataaacagatatatattttctcacatacttttctttcttaataCAAGTCGAACTTTGTTCTGCAGCAGGAAAGAGggacaaaacacaaatatatatataacaatattCACATGCCAGACTGTGCACACACTCAATCAaatgttatttcattttggtctgaatgcacaacacacacacacacacacacacacacacacacacacacacacacacacacacaacaagagGCCTCAACGATTAAAAAGCTTCAGTTGGTCCTGGAGAGCGGAGGACGCTGATCTCCGCTGCTGAGCTGCCTCACTGGTATCACAGTGTACAGTTCTGTCGCTGCAACAGCATCAAATGTCCTTGGCCATTCTGATCATTAATGTGGGCGTACAGTAGAAAAAAGATGATCAACACTGTGATGTATTGCTTCCGTCTGAGCATATGGTATTTTCACTGTCACGCCGTATATTataaagctttttttgtttgtttgcttgtttttaaagaaTACTGCCGACAGGGAAGATTGTTAACAGTCATATATGTTtcttggaaaaaaagaaaaagggtcaTTTCACCTGCTTGCATATTCCTGTCTTCAAGACATCCGTGTTCAAAGTCTGACtttaaacaacaaataaaacgcAGCGACGTCCCCCTcagtttttcagatttttcagtGTCTTCCACATTGCTGCAAGCTTACGCAGCTTACGGTCACTCTTTATTCAGTCCACTGGGCACATAGAGATGTAAGacctgtatttttgttttttaagagatGACAGTCTGAGGCACGCGTCTCTGTCCTCTGGTTTCATGAGCATCGTGATCAATTTTGTACCattacaaaacagaaaaagtcacTGAAATGGTGCATGAGATTAACAAAAATGTCTTTCCACTAAGCacaaaaaaagcagaattaaaaaaacgcgccaaaaaacataaaagtttTATGCGTTAATAGGATTGGTCTATAAAAATAGATACTGTAGCTACTGTATAAAGAACAGCCTCACAGGCCTTTGAGGTTTTTCTTGATGGAGAATGAGGAGCAGCACGTGCAGCTGGCGACCCTCAAAAAGCatgggtggtggggggggggggggggggggggggattcgtGGCTGCAGCCGAGGTTACGGTCTCCTTTGTCCCTAGTGGATGGGGTTAATGTCTGTGCAGTGGTTGGTCTGCCCGTGCACACTGCTGCCCCCTACAGTCGTAGTGGAGGTGGTGATGGTGTTGTGCTGGATGACCTGCTGCTGGGAGCACACTGGAGCTGGACTGCCTGCAGGACTGCTCTCTGGACCTGAGGAGAAAGCAGAGACATCACTGAAGATAGAAGTGATGCGTAAAGCACGCATGTGTGAGTGCAAGTACAAAAGATAGAACCGAGGAGCTGCACACAGGGATACATAAAGTATGCATAATGGTAAAATCTAGCAAAATAAACACAGGATCTCTcattatattacaaaaaaaatctttattagcAGAAGagcatttatttcaaacatgtgaCAACCTAAGGTTACACCAAATGTCTCATCCTCCATCTCAAAATAGACGATAATGGATAACACAAAAATGGAAACGTGAATCATTCCACTCCGTAAATACGCCTGATGGATTTTGGACACATTGTAGGTGACATCTTTACACCAGTTAGACTCATCGATGAAAGTCATTCCAGCCCAGGCTGGGAGTTGGCTTTCTCTTGTACAAAAGAGCCATTCAGCCAAGGGGGGACGTGAGCCTTATTTTCCTAAAGCTGCACAGGGAGGTGACTTATCCTAATTACATGGAAATGTCACTCGAATCCGTATCAAAGGGTGGGGCTCTGATGTCATGTACGGCTGAGCTGAAGCACAGTCCAAAAATCAGTGAGATCCCAGGCATCCATTAGGGCTGTGATGTCAACGTGCAGACTGTGATGTCTTTCTCACGTTGAGGCTCGGCTGCTTCTGTGCACAGAGCTGCTGTGAGATGGAAAAAATAAGTCTCAAAAGGGATTCAGACAGCCAGCTACCAGAGTGTGCAACACCCATATGTCAAAGGAAGAGTCCTGCAGCGAGCGTGGGAGCTGGATACCAGCACACTGGAACGAAAAGCCTTGCCAGTTACTGTGTGTCCATCAGACTTGTGTCTGTAGGGTTTATTCCTTTCCACCGCAGAGCTAAGGCACACAGTTAaaggtgtgtgagtgtgtttatgtttaagcTACTCACTGAGGTAACCTTGGGACTCTTTCTGCATAGTGGTGATGGGACAGTCCTTGTGTGTGAGGAGAAGCTGCTTGAGCTGTGTCACCTCGTTCTTTAGCATTGTGACTTCAttctgagaaaaagaaaaatattttcagatTTCAGCGAATCAACATTTCTTGGCAACTCTCCATCCTTAACTAcctaaaaacaaacagtaaaataCCCAGGTCATATTACCCAATATAAACAAATCAAAATCCATGGTGATGGCCCTGAGTTGCAGTTGTTACTGTACATAGATTTAGAGGCTCTAAAggtgttttttgatttttttggtttttacctGAAGCTGCATGTTGGTCTGTGTGAGCTCCTCTGCCTTCTTCTCTAATGACATCACCCAAACTTTTCGCTTCTGTCTGCATCTTGTTGCAGCCGCTCTGTTTCGCTCCAGAAACTTTCGCCGACGTTCATCCGGGTCCTCGTCCACTACTCGTCTGCGCCGTCCACCACTGGGTGGCGGAGACTGCAACGTCTGCGTGGGCTGCATCTGCTGGGTTGCAGGTGACATCTGAATCACGGGAAAATGGCATTAACATTACTGATGTCCCCGATGGGGCAGCGCCTGCCTGCCACGATCCGACCACATATGTAAGCATCCTGACACAGCTGGAAAGCAGCCAGTCAGCTGTCTGCTGCAGCCGCTATGCTGCCTCAGAGCCTCCTGCCTCTAAACAACAATATATACATTACTTCCTGCAGGTATTTTATGTCTGGCAACTTCCCCAAAAACAACATCTGCTTGTACCGCGTGCCTTAAGAAGCTGGGCTGTGGGTGTCAGGAGTGAATGACTGACTAACTGACTGGGCTGATTCACTAGCTTGCCCACCTTGTTAAAGAGGTGTCAGGAGGCAGTTTTCCAACGCCCACTTCCACTCAGACTAACACCACCAGACGCAGTCAAAAGGCCCATTTCTATGCACTGACAAATCTTGACATATACTTGGCTAGGTCAAGTGTTTTCAGTCTtcaaaacattacatttttatgagAAGCATGGAAAATGCACGCCACTTTAATGGcggctgcacacacagacaatattgttttaaagctttaatggtacatttaaaacatataGTGAAATGCACTTCATGATGTGGCACTCTGTGCTGCAAAAAGGCTTCAAAGAACGCAAGGACAAAATGCCTCTTTTTTTAATGCCGTGAGCAATACTGTCAGTTAATACTGAAACAGGTATATTCACAGATAAGACGTCCCAGAACTATAAGCCAAGGCTATCTGTTCCTCTGGTTTGTAAAACTTCTTCTGCGCTTGAAGCATGCCGTGACTACATAATTGCAAGTGGTTGGTGCAGTGGAGCAAAGTTTTCAAAAGACAGTCCTGAACATCCTTTTGTAACCGTTTCTGAACTCTTCGTGACCCCTTCTCTCCATGGCAGGCATCCAACACTGACCTGTAGCTGaccaaacaaaaaggaaaaaatactttTGCGCCGGGTGCCAGGAAACTCGCTATTAAGGATGCAGCAAGGGAAAATGCGTTCATCCACTCACTCGCTGTGAATTCTAAGCATCATTTTAGCCATGCTTCTATACTAAACCACTAATAGCTGACTTCAAAACTACTCAAAAGCCTTCCAAAGGACTGGCTTGTTTTAGTCATGCTGCATACACGCTGACTTCTAGCTGTGTGAGTGATTTTAATATGcagtgtagttaatgtgttattGAACTTGTGGCTTTGCCTTTGGGCTGCCTAAAAGCTTCTCAGCTCTCTCGGGGAGACGATTTGCTTACCTGTGAAGCAGAGTGCATCGGAGGGTGCGGTGATGTCTGATGTGGGTGCCCAGGATGAAGATGGGGGTTGTGGGAGTTGTGATGGGGATTGTGTCCCTGCGGGTGATGGTGTCCACCCTGAGCGTGGCCCTGGTTGTGGTGGTGGTGTCCGTGGTGCTGGTATGCGTGCGGAGGGGCTTGCAGGTGCTGGTGCGGGTGCGAGTGCGAGTGCATGTGATGGTGAGCGCCTTGGTCCTGCCGTGATGACATCATCTCCATCATGTGGCCCATGGAGTTCATGTTGCCGTTTGCGATGGCACCGGGGTGGTGTGAAAGTGCAGCCTTTAGCCTCTAAAGGAGACAAAGTGGACACCAAAGACAACATTTAATATAAATCTCTGGGAGTATTTCGTCATTATGTTTGTACATATTCGCCTCCATCAGTGTGATGATTAAGCGCAGACTACGACGTGACAAATGGCTTCATAAATCCACATGTCAGCAGGACAAGTCAAAGCCACTTAGGCTGTCCTTCATCTCTCCTTCAGTCCTGTCATTCTTGCTCTTTACCTTTCATGACTGCATCCCACCGGTCCCTGCTCTTCATATTCACAAcagcccctctctctctctcttatggagcacgtgtgtttgtttgtgcatttcTGCTGGTGAGATGAGATCGCCGGTAAGGTGTGAGACCTCAGAACGCTCCCTTACTGTTGACCCAGCAACAGGTTTGTTGCTTTAACTGTGTGGTCTACTTAGCACTGACTGAGACGGTGTCTCTGAGCAGTCTGAGATGAGAACCAGAGAGAAGCACACTAAAAGTGCACTTGTGTTCCTCATGTTTACCAAATACACCTCTCCACTAGAGTGTGTTTTTCTGGGCACCGCATAAAGACGACCGCAAGCGCAAAAACCCAGCACAAACCtagacataaataaaaaatgcatgacATATTTACAGTTTAATAGCTTTTAACAGGTTGCAAAACCTTATTTAATGAAGAACCTTTTTACACTAAAACACTAACACTAAAATACATGGAAATTAATTATTCCTTTTACAGTTGATCTCCTGAGACATGTTTAGTAAAAAGTTAGcagcaaaaatgaaaagaaagacatTGTGTCTAAGGCTACTGTTGTGAATTCCACAAcgttttcttttccctttcccagtattctctttttcctctctgctCCCTTCCCCCTTCTCCCAGCTGCTGTCAGTAAGTCCAAGGCTCCATATCTTTTAACAACCTTCACATTCATGATTCCCATAGGGAATGGCATCCAGCTGGTCTGGATCACAATGCTAGGACATAAGCAGAGCACAACACCATCCCTTCACTTCCCGCTCAAACTGTCTATGAGTGGAAAGCTTTTTACAAGTAGTAAGGCAGCACAGTCCAATAAATCATTTTAGAAGATTGGGAACAAAAAAAGTGACTGTGTTTTACCATATTTACacattatatgtgtgtgtgtgtgtgtgtgtgtgtgtgtgtgtgtgtgtgtgtgtgtgtgtgtgtgtgtgtgtgcgcgtttgGAGTTAGTTGTCTTTTCTACGGACAGTGTGGGATGCAGAGAATTGCACATGAAACCGGCACAGTGAATTTATGACCTTGTCGAGCCAGTTTTAGTTGACTATAGTTTCTGTTTGTCACAGAAAGGTATGCCTGACACTTTGAAGCAGGTACTTTTCTGGAAGCGCGAGATTTTATCTGTTGTACCTCACTATgaatgttattttaaacttcTACACTTCTAATGTCATAGATAACACATCGTAAACCAATATAATCACACCCTAACCCCACTAACGGCCTTCACCAAAACCTCTAAGAATTGTTCTCAGGGGCCACAACCCTTCCTTTTTGTGACCAGAGAGACATGGGTTAAAATACCACAGTCTACACACAGCGAGTGTCTTCAAGCCTGCAGCTGTCAGCGGCATCATAGTCACACTGAGTCTTACTGATGCACTGAGAAGTCTCTGACTTTCTTTAACACActataaatggtaaaatggtaaatggcctgcatttgtatagcgcttttctagtccataggaccccaaagcactttacactacattcagtcattcacccattcacacacacattcacacactggcaatatAAACTACAAACACTACAAATAGTTACAATCTGCAAAGGGTAGCTATCTGGAAATAACATCTTAAAACACGACAGCTAATTGACATGCAGCTGAAACAGAAAAGGGATTTAAAGTGCTTACAGATCAATCATAGTCACCAGTGTTGACAAGGACATCTTCTGTACATCACAGGATGAATTCTGAGTTTGACAGCTCTCACTGAGCACCTTCCCTGCAGCCTGCAGTCGATCAGTATGAACCAGAGAGGTGAGACCCACTCCTTTTGTGCAAGAGAAAACCAATCAAGGTCTGGCAAGCTCCTGCCACTCAAGCAGGGAATCACCTAAATGAATAAAAGCCAGAGGAGTTTGCTGGCAGCATGTCTACCTTTGTAGTCTCTATAAGACGTTTAGTAAGCTGATGGCCGGTAAGATGCTCTTTTGGTGTCACTGAAACTCCCTTCTAGAAAGGGAGGACGCCAGGTGGAAGACAGAGAGCATAAATGGTGAAGGGGAGTATTAAGAGAGACAAAGACTAGAGGTGGGAAGAGATTAGATGGATTCCAGTGTCTCTTCCCCACACACCATTAGCCTGAAACAGCATTTAGTCATTTGTCAGCGTCTCAGCGAGCTGTCCAGCTGGCACTATCTGTATATTAATTCAATTAGCCTGCATTCAAAGCGGCCTGCGAGTGTCAAAGTACAGAGGGACTGCAGGTCAAAGAGCCAAGGGGCCGATGCACAAGCCTTACAAAGTACAAAAGTAACTGAATGTAATGCAACACAAGTTAATATAATACAGTTCAACAGAGACAGCATAGCTATTACACATAACAAAATCAATCAAAGAACTACAGAAACATCTTGACAACATACAACTTAAATTTTTAGTACACGCATAGAAATTAAACCACTCTCTTTGACTGGATTAGCTGGCAGGACCTTCCCACTTACATGATGAATAATGGAAAATCCAGCTCTTTAAATAGGCAGTATGAATATATAAATGCACCACCTTAAACTGATAGGTTTAAAGAAAAGGACACAGTTAAAAGAGAAAACCCTTACCGTGATATAACCCTATTCCTGAAGCTAGCTCTGTACAAGTGTCTACCTCTCCTGCATCTGAAGTCGAGACACAGCTCAGTTAAACCCAGCTCAGCCAAAACTTAAGTCTTTGTATCCAGAACCACAGTGACGCAACTAAGGGACGTTAGCAGAGTGATGATGAGCAGGCTGTGattctcaaacaccttcatcaGCCCCTTAATGACTCTTTAACACATGGTTGTATTTCCCCAGACTGTGCTAAGCACAAGAACTTAACCACCATGTGCATTTTACtctaatgacacacacacaaacatatacattTCTCCTGCAGCAACATGGCTGCCACAGAAAACAGTCATTAAATCAGTGCAGGTGTTAGCTTGCGGCTGTGCAGAGCGCTCAAAGATGGGACGGTATGCATCCTGTTCTACCACCGTCTGCCCTGCTGCCAAGTTGCAACAGGAAAATGAAGTCTCCGTGACACCATTAGAAAGTGGTCAGCTTCCTTCACAATAATTTTTATATAGTAGCAGCATAAATACACGCATTCTGACAGTATACTGAAAGTAGCAGTGCTATTGATTTTCCACCATCCCTGATTCAGCCATCTTTTGCCCAGAGGGGAGCTATCTCCTCTCAGACCTTTGCCCCCTGACCTCTCCACTCCCTCTCCTTTTTTTAGGCCTCTCTCATTTATGTGGTTTCAGGGATACCAGGTGATCATCCATTAATGATATTTATTAATGGCTGTGTCCTCTCTGACACAGGGGCTTTGAGTGATGTCCCTGTGAGTGCTCTGGGCACATCCTGAGAACACACTCAGGTTTCTGCTCACCAGATGACTTCATGTCTATTAACCCTGGAAGGAGAAACCATGATCATGAAGCAGGTACAAAGGGAAGAGACCACGCCTGCCTAAGGATGGGTAAATCAAACCTAGCAAGGTCAGGGTGAGCACTTTTATTCCCCTTAAAAGTGGAGCATTGTACTATCAGGGGACCTGTGGCCCTCTGGCGCCTCACAGTAGGTTTGAAAGATTTGATCAGTCTGTGGAGTCACAGTTCAACTGCAAAAAGATCAAAGATTCAAATGGTGCTCTTTCGCTTCACATTTAAGGGTCCGCAGAGAAACATTAAAGCTTCTGTCTCTCACTGTCAGCTTCTTTGTTAACATCAGGCAAGCACAGTGATCGTGAGTAAGCACACAGCATTTCTAATTGCATAATATATCAAAGCTGTAACTTTCCGGGAGTATTTTATATATGCCTCGGCCCCCCTACCTTGCACTCTAAACCCAACCCGGGTTCACCATCTGCAGCTGAAAGCAGGAGTTTGGCTCTGCTGCTTTGCCAAGCACTCCACGGATCCTGTTCCATCCTCCTCATCTCCACCGCCAGCACTACCCACCAGTGCCTGTCTACAAACCCACTCTCTGTCCCCTAAAAAGCCCATACCCCCATTAGTTCAATTTTATTAGATTTCCCTCTCACCCAGAGAGGCAGTAACATCTAccaccccctctctctctctcctctttctgtttctctctctctctctctctctctctctctctctctctctcacacacacacacacacacacacacacacacacacacacacacacacacacacacacacacacacacacacacacacacacacacctcttgcCTTTTCCTCCACCCCCTCTCCCTCTGCTTGCCAAGAGCTGGGGACTGTTAAACTGATTTCCTCAGGGAACAGTGAGGCAGACAGTCTGATGGGAGTGCTGGGCTGTAATATCGccccctctctcctctctcaggTTCTGGGCCAAGCTGATCAGAGCTTCCCTGTGGTTCCAGACACAGACATGGAGATGGACATAGACTGACTGTTCAGCCAGGGCCAGACGTTCCGGTGGTGCTCGGAGGAACCGTGGCAGTATGGGTGCAGCAAGACACACGCCCACTGAGAAGTGTGCTCCAAAGCATGCGCTCATACTCTTGGCAGCTTCTGCAGCCTGTCAAGTTAATGGATGGGCCTCTGACTCCAGTCTGCATATCCCCACTGTTCCCTCTCTTGTAAAGCCCTGCTCGAGTGCAGCCTACATGGTTATCACTACACCCACTGTCACAATCTTGAATACAGACAATGCCCctgagtgagagagacagacagagcatGAATACAATGCTAAACACTTACATACTCTTAAGTTGTGGGATTAAAAGAGGCATCACGAGTCATTGTGTCGATAAACGTAAGTGGAATCAAATGTAGTTTGAAAGATGTTTAAAATATCAGATCTCTAATGTTAGTGTATTTTGGCCGTTACAAATCTTTCACAAtagcttttttttattaatggtTTGAGTTTTGGTTCTTGTTCTCTGATAATAAATAGCCCCTCTTTACCCGCACTGTCAATACACCCACAGGTGTGAGAAGCCACTTGTGTTTCGACATGCCAAAATTTCCAAGAAGTAATTGTTGAAAACATGAAGCACGAACTTGTCTGATTCAGATCACCTCCTCAGCATTGTTAAAGTTATTTTGGTGTgagtgtcttgttttttttgctcaGGCTCCAGGAGTGCTAATGGTGGCTGGACCAGTCCGGTCTGGATCACGCAGTGTTGATGGCAGCTGGTTTACCCAAGCTTGGCTCTGCTTGTGTCCCTTCCCATTCATAGGCCCTGAACCATAACCAAATGGCCTTCACATACACCACCCATCAGCAcacctaaaaaaaacaagcagtcaTCCAAAGACAAACAGATGCGACACTCTGTGCCACCAACGCCACTCTTGTCACGAAAACTCAACCCAACATAGAAgcgcacaatcacacacacacacacaaaactactCAGAAGCTTCCTCCTCTTCCATAAAGCTTGCTGATCTTGCTTCAGAGTGTATTATGAGCCAGGAACATGTTTTACTCCTGCTAGGCCCCCTACAGCCCCTCAATCATACTAGTAGTACCTTGCACAAGCTTTCGCACCAATCCTTTGCCCAGGCAAGCACTTTAGCACATTTTCAACAATACTTTCCATTTACAGTTACACATATATCACCATTCACATACACTGGTCACATGAGCGCTGGGGTAAAAATGAAGCAAAAGGTCAGCTATTTctagaaaacacaacaacacaaaaacagacaaacagaaatgaaaaaagtataaaaatagatttttatttttttaatgcatttattttgatTGGCCCCACAATGAAGTGGAAGTGAAGCGAAATATAACACATTAGTATAAAACAGCCATGGCAGCAGAAATCATAGATCAGCTGTTGTCTCAAAGCAAGTGATGCTTTGAGCGCTATCCATCATCAGAGAAAACTATGGTGATGACAAATGTGTACCGACGCAAAGGTATATGAGCAGAACTATAATGTGgggttttttccattttaatgaCAATCAGAAAACAAACTCTCTGTCACTGTTTTGTAATGAGAGTTTTTAACCTAAAACTTGATCAGCTGCATTTCCAAAAGTATCTGTTAATGGTTATAAAGTGGTAAAAGTATGGATGCATGCAC
Coding sequences:
- the creb5b gene encoding cyclic AMP-responsive element-binding protein 5 isoform X6, producing MQRTVHAPLQFYEKLARVMNSDQERPFVCNAPGCSQRFPTEDHLMIHRHKHEMTLKFPSIKNDNMLSDQTPTPTRFLKNCEEVGLFSDLDCSIEQEFCKAQEEEDSKQNISLHGQAGQGQHQQSHSRMGNHDTSIVIQQALPSPQSSSVITQAPSTNRQIGPVPGSLSSLLHLRNRQRQPLPASMPGTLPDPTMPGSSAVLMPMERQMSMGSNMMGMQSPAHSSSCSSTHIPSMHSEAKLRLKAALSHHPGAIANGNMNSMGHMMEMMSSRQDQGAHHHMHSHSHPHQHLQAPPHAYQHHGHHHHNQGHAQGGHHHPQGHNPHHNSHNPHLHPGHPHQTSPHPPMHSASQMSPATQQMQPTQTLQSPPPSGGRRRRVVDEDPDERRRKFLERNRAAATRCRQKRKVWVMSLEKKAEELTQTNMQLQNEVTMLKNEVTQLKQLLLTHKDCPITTMQKESQGYLTLCTEAAEPQREKDITVCTLTSQP